In Candidatus Methylomirabilota bacterium, a genomic segment contains:
- a CDS encoding metallopeptidase family protein produces the protein MKLSRRTFEQLVHRAVARLPRRFRTKLQNIAIVVEDWTDDATLEEMGVEPPDTLYGLYRGTDLTRRDSFYGNVLPDVITIYQGPIQEDCESIEEMEQLVQDTVVHEIGHYFGLDDDRLEELEQEP, from the coding sequence GTGAAGCTCAGCCGCCGGACCTTCGAGCAGCTCGTCCACCGCGCCGTCGCGCGTCTGCCGAGGCGCTTCCGGACGAAGCTCCAGAACATCGCGATCGTGGTCGAAGACTGGACCGACGACGCCACCCTCGAGGAGATGGGCGTCGAGCCGCCCGACACGCTCTACGGGCTCTATCGGGGGACGGACCTCACCCGGCGCGACTCCTTTTACGGCAACGTGCTTCCCGACGTCATCACGATCTACCAGGGGCCGATCCAGGAGGACTGCGAGAGCATCGAGGAGATGGAGCAGCTCGTCCAGGACACGGTCGTGCACGAGATCGGCCACTACTTCGGCCTCGACGACGACCGGCTGGAGGAGCTGGAGCAGGAGCCCTAG